A single region of the Microcella sp. genome encodes:
- a CDS encoding helix-turn-helix domain-containing protein — MQEETDTTLDTVGPRLKHLRLRRDVTLTTLADETGISTSTLSRLEAGLRRPTLEQLLPLARYYGVTLDSLVDAPRTANPRIDLRPMSCSDGSIIIPLTRRPGGIQAFKFVLPTGRDDAKPDLRSHEGFDWAYVLNGTLRLVLGDQDVLLQAGEAVEFDTRTPHWFAATSAGPVEYLSLVGRQGERAHVHTATHDH; from the coding sequence ATGCAGGAGGAGACAGACACGACGCTCGACACTGTCGGGCCACGCCTCAAGCACTTGCGCCTGCGCCGAGACGTCACCCTCACCACGCTCGCCGACGAGACCGGAATCTCGACCAGCACGCTTTCGCGATTGGAAGCCGGTCTGCGTCGGCCCACTCTCGAGCAACTGCTGCCGCTCGCCCGGTACTACGGCGTCACGCTCGACTCGCTCGTCGACGCCCCTCGCACGGCGAATCCGCGCATCGATCTGCGGCCGATGTCGTGCTCTGACGGCTCCATCATCATTCCGCTCACGCGTCGCCCCGGTGGCATCCAGGCCTTCAAATTCGTCTTGCCCACGGGCAGAGATGACGCGAAACCTGACCTGCGTTCGCACGAGGGCTTTGACTGGGCGTACGTGCTCAACGGAACCTTGCGCTTAGTACTCGGTGACCAAGACGTGTTGTTGCAGGCCGGCGAGGCCGTCGAGTTCGACACCCGAACTCCGCACTGGTTCGCTGCCACCAGCGCGGGGCCGGTCGAATACCTCAGTCTGGTCGGGCGGCAGGGCGAACGCGCTCACGTGCACACTGCGACTCATGATCACTAG
- a CDS encoding bifunctional 2-polyprenyl-6-hydroxyphenol methylase/3-demethylubiquinol 3-O-methyltransferase UbiG, which translates to MAEFDESYWRDHWTPAIAHQNLLPVNPYVPAETAHLPRGTALDAGCGAGAEAIWLAEQGWAVTAADISRAALSRAQAHAVSADVDARIEWIETDLTRWVPQRTWDLVVTSYAHADIGQLAFYRRIASWVAPGGTVLIVGHGHGGHVHPDDATVTLHAITRSFSEPEWRIESSCESTRVVTAGNALVTLRDVVVRARRSGTSRHASTLKGTPLQ; encoded by the coding sequence ATGGCCGAATTCGACGAGAGTTATTGGCGCGACCACTGGACCCCCGCCATCGCGCACCAAAACCTCCTCCCCGTGAACCCTTACGTGCCTGCCGAGACAGCACACCTTCCCCGTGGCACTGCGCTCGACGCGGGGTGCGGAGCAGGTGCCGAGGCGATCTGGCTCGCCGAGCAGGGATGGGCCGTCACAGCAGCCGACATCTCTCGCGCCGCCCTCTCACGCGCGCAGGCCCACGCCGTGAGCGCTGACGTGGATGCTCGCATCGAGTGGATCGAAACCGATCTCACCCGGTGGGTTCCGCAGCGCACATGGGATCTCGTCGTCACGAGCTACGCCCACGCCGACATCGGCCAGCTCGCGTTCTACCGGCGCATCGCCTCGTGGGTCGCCCCCGGCGGCACGGTGCTCATCGTCGGGCACGGTCACGGCGGTCACGTCCATCCCGACGACGCGACGGTCACCCTCCACGCCATCACCCGTTCGTTCAGCGAACCCGAATGGCGCATCGAGTCGAGCTGTGAAAGCACCCGAGTCGTCACGGCTGGCAATGCCCTCGTGACCCTGCGCGACGTTGTCGTGCGCGCACGCCGCTCCGGCACCAGCCGGCACGCATCCACCCTGAAAGGAACCCCACTGCAATGA
- a CDS encoding MFS transporter, which translates to MTSPSSLGAESAAAPLIDDPRRRRAILWAVCTALMAVVASVSGLNVAQPQLALTFEASQGEVLWIINTYTLTLAALLLPLGAMGDRLGRKPVFIAGLVVFGLANVAAAVAPTIEVMLAARLLTGVGAAMIMPVTLSVITASFPGTARSRAIGMWTAVAGGGGILGMYLSALLVDIATWRLLFALPLVLTAAALMIGTRAIPNSRDAAPGPFDLLGAASSIVAAVGFTFALHEAPSLGWTDPLVLGTLGAAVLAVAVFIIWELRTPFPLLDIRHFRSRSLSSGTTLLLVLFGIIGGISLVLYPYFQVVLGWSGLLSTIGMMPMVLLMMFASGFAPRIAARIGARAAMATGLAIATAGLALMAALVSTEGGYLSVLPGIMAMGLGAGLAMTPSTEAITSSLPREQQGVASALNDLTRELGATLGIALLGGLLVAGYHGAISERLTGVPEALAATARDGIASAAAASERAGVFAQQILTAANEAFIVGWQQALWVGVAVLSVLVLFVVFRGPQGSPTLSEPLGRSPHV; encoded by the coding sequence ATGACGTCACCTTCTTCACTCGGCGCGGAATCTGCCGCTGCACCCCTCATCGACGATCCCCGTCGACGGCGAGCGATTCTGTGGGCTGTCTGCACCGCACTGATGGCCGTGGTCGCGTCGGTCTCGGGCCTGAACGTCGCCCAGCCGCAACTTGCGTTGACCTTCGAAGCCTCACAAGGCGAGGTGCTGTGGATCATCAACACCTACACCCTCACCCTCGCGGCGCTGCTGCTGCCCTTGGGCGCCATGGGCGACCGCCTCGGGCGCAAGCCGGTGTTCATAGCGGGCCTCGTGGTCTTCGGGCTCGCCAACGTCGCCGCCGCCGTAGCGCCGACCATCGAGGTGATGCTCGCAGCAAGACTGCTCACCGGCGTGGGTGCCGCGATGATCATGCCCGTCACGCTCTCGGTCATCACCGCCTCGTTTCCTGGCACCGCGCGCTCTCGGGCAATTGGTATGTGGACGGCGGTTGCCGGGGGTGGCGGCATTCTCGGCATGTACCTCTCTGCCCTGCTGGTCGACATCGCGACGTGGCGGCTGCTGTTCGCGCTGCCGCTCGTGCTCACCGCCGCGGCACTTATGATCGGCACTCGCGCGATTCCGAATTCTCGTGACGCTGCTCCCGGCCCCTTCGACCTGCTGGGTGCTGCCAGCTCGATCGTCGCAGCCGTGGGGTTCACCTTCGCGCTTCATGAGGCACCGTCCCTCGGCTGGACCGACCCGCTCGTGCTCGGCACGCTCGGCGCGGCCGTGCTCGCCGTCGCGGTGTTCATCATTTGGGAACTGCGTACGCCGTTCCCCCTGCTCGACATCCGACACTTCCGCAGCCGTAGTCTCTCGTCGGGCACGACCTTGCTGTTGGTCTTGTTCGGCATCATCGGAGGCATCTCTCTCGTGCTTTACCCCTACTTCCAGGTCGTGCTTGGTTGGAGCGGCCTGCTTTCCACGATCGGCATGATGCCCATGGTGCTGCTCATGATGTTCGCGTCTGGGTTCGCACCCCGAATCGCAGCGCGCATCGGCGCTCGAGCGGCCATGGCCACCGGCCTTGCCATCGCCACCGCGGGCCTCGCTCTCATGGCGGCGCTCGTCTCAACCGAGGGCGGATACCTCAGCGTGCTTCCCGGCATCATGGCCATGGGTCTCGGCGCTGGACTGGCCATGACCCCCTCGACCGAGGCCATCACCTCGTCGTTGCCTCGCGAGCAACAGGGAGTTGCTTCAGCGCTCAACGACTTGACCCGCGAGCTCGGCGCAACGCTGGGCATCGCCCTTCTGGGCGGCCTGCTCGTCGCGGGGTATCACGGCGCGATCTCCGAACGACTCACCGGCGTGCCCGAAGCGCTTGCGGCCACTGCGCGTGATGGCATTGCCAGCGCCGCTGCGGCGAGCGAGCGCGCCGGGGTATTCGCCCAGCAAATTCTCACCGCCGCCAATGAGGCCTTCATCGTCGGATGGCAGCAGGCCTTGTGGGTCGGCGTCGCCGTCTTGAGCGTGCTTGTGCTGTTCGTCGTGTTCCGCGGGCCGCAGGGCTCGCCCACGCTGTCGGAGCCGCTGGGTCGCTCGCCTCACGTATGA
- a CDS encoding carbohydrate binding domain-containing protein has product MSASPTLGRRSAALLALIGFVITSVGILAPPPLFTDAAHAATPVTVETVYEAEDGELSSGGAQTGVVTDANASGGAFARVGNEAGQYNTITGIEGGIGGDAEVTIRYAYGAGDSHTKVLVVNGVEIGNVVFASTSPSNDWSVWGEKTITVALEPGAGNTIQLINDVTKYFPIRLDYYSVTVATGDVAYEAEDGELSSGAQTEIVTDANASGGAFVRVGTAVGEYNTITGVDGGIGGNADVTIRYANGAGNSNTKTIYVNGLSVGTVVFASTSPSNDWSVWGETTITVPLDPGTANTIQLINAAATPYPLRLDRYTVTTAEPRDADTYYVDSDAGDDANDGTDSAAPWQTLAKVNEHTFLPGDQILLKAGSVWNGESLVLKGSGTIAQPIVLSSYGTGAKPQLNGNGQVEQLVLLRNESWWTIENLEITNMAEVEFVDTLMGVRVEAINTPGGRVSGITVQNIDVHSVNGVKVRGTVSFPSLIYFNAGGTVTPSAFDRVLVKDITTMNSIPNGLNFYSSNTSLGGPFSTNVHVDNVSGNTAQIYWMLDGALIENNRLVNVGSFRPQYNSNVFAAIFPTYSKNLTFQYNEIINTAQSGDSQGFDFDLHMSGRNVFQYNYTYGNSGALLVMQQSDPNTELIYRYNVSHNDASSDFRLGDGNVHIYNNVIYNDTDVITVNTWGDAYESNLFENNIFVGQGMSVKAVPGLAEPIFDSNLYYGFPGPKDDNKIVADPMFVEVIEKAGLAGIAGFALHPDSPARNTGTVIADAGDEDILGNPLYTGAPDRGAVEHPDGGDGVLPVADSQQIEVETGTRTGGAQIAINTEASGWNVVRGLGQVGASVVLDDVVAPSAGDYRVELRYSGGENAAEKALYVNDVKVHDVVFAPTDDRFDFATVRPVVQLAAGVNTVEIRAEQADASGATEVYLDLATIISDSLPIVPDPVIPPPPTYPAVDPVDVQFTEAEHVEIAEGGSGVYSNPDASGGKFATNFHYPGRYLTWHHVNGGAGGTYTLDVRYRTGNVGATMGIYVNGVRQGEVDFPTTGWVNFGVVSVDIELAAGAHNTVTLKNDEMPGSVGVSLDYLQLVRDGVDPPEPNEPDPGPNLVTNSGFESGATGWNLGNYFSVTGSDVHAGSSALQAVGVSGANSGTSQSITVEPYHDYRVTFWAKSTDNRALVRILAAGGIVVGERTVAASSEWTEYTVRLNAGNRTALTVYIGFNGDGTHLFDEISVQRVTDVPLYPNLVSNGEFDAKATTNWVVGSGFGLSNDDKYQGAASMRVDGSGSDETLAQTISAAANTDYTLSFWVRSPGGTIDYVVRGGNGTPVTGPHSVAASDGWVLVTQTFDSGQNTQLTVEFVDAGTGVSYLDSVQLRRATGVSSSAPAPTPI; this is encoded by the coding sequence GTGTCTGCTTCACCCACTCTCGGGCGCCGATCGGCAGCCCTGCTCGCGCTCATCGGTTTCGTCATCACCTCGGTGGGCATTCTGGCGCCACCGCCCTTGTTCACCGATGCGGCCCACGCTGCGACGCCGGTCACCGTCGAGACCGTCTACGAGGCCGAAGACGGTGAGCTGAGCAGCGGCGGCGCGCAGACCGGAGTGGTCACCGACGCGAACGCATCGGGCGGCGCCTTCGCGCGAGTTGGCAATGAGGCCGGCCAGTACAACACGATCACGGGCATCGAGGGCGGCATCGGTGGCGACGCAGAGGTCACGATCCGATATGCATACGGTGCCGGCGACAGCCACACCAAGGTGCTCGTCGTCAACGGGGTGGAGATCGGCAACGTCGTCTTCGCCTCGACGAGCCCGTCGAACGACTGGTCGGTGTGGGGCGAGAAGACCATCACGGTGGCACTCGAGCCCGGTGCAGGCAACACGATTCAACTCATCAACGACGTGACCAAGTACTTTCCGATCAGGCTCGACTACTACTCGGTGACGGTCGCGACGGGAGACGTCGCCTATGAGGCCGAAGACGGCGAGCTCAGCAGCGGTGCGCAGACCGAGATCGTCACTGACGCGAACGCGTCGGGCGGGGCCTTCGTGCGGGTCGGTACAGCCGTCGGCGAGTACAACACGATCACGGGCGTCGATGGCGGCATCGGCGGCAATGCTGACGTCACGATCCGGTATGCCAACGGCGCAGGCAACAGCAACACGAAGACGATCTACGTCAACGGTCTCTCGGTGGGCACCGTCGTGTTCGCGTCGACGAGTCCGTCGAACGACTGGTCGGTGTGGGGCGAGACGACCATCACCGTGCCCCTCGACCCGGGCACCGCGAACACGATCCAGCTCATCAACGCCGCGGCCACGCCGTACCCGCTGCGCCTCGACCGCTACACCGTCACGACGGCCGAGCCTCGAGACGCCGACACCTACTACGTCGACTCCGACGCCGGCGACGACGCGAATGACGGCACCGATAGCGCCGCCCCCTGGCAGACGCTCGCCAAGGTGAACGAGCACACCTTCCTTCCGGGCGACCAGATTCTGCTGAAGGCTGGCTCGGTCTGGAACGGCGAGAGCCTTGTGCTCAAGGGCTCGGGCACGATCGCGCAACCCATCGTGCTCAGCAGTTACGGCACGGGCGCGAAGCCGCAGCTCAACGGCAACGGGCAGGTTGAGCAGCTCGTGTTGCTGCGCAACGAGTCGTGGTGGACGATCGAGAACCTCGAGATCACGAACATGGCCGAGGTCGAGTTCGTCGACACCCTCATGGGCGTGCGAGTCGAAGCGATCAACACCCCGGGTGGCCGCGTGAGCGGCATCACGGTGCAGAACATCGACGTGCACAGCGTCAACGGCGTCAAGGTGCGCGGCACCGTGTCGTTTCCGTCGCTCATCTACTTCAACGCGGGCGGCACCGTGACGCCATCTGCGTTCGACCGAGTGCTCGTGAAAGACATCACGACCATGAACAGCATTCCCAACGGGTTGAACTTCTACTCGTCGAACACCTCGCTCGGCGGCCCGTTCAGCACGAACGTGCATGTCGACAACGTCTCGGGCAATACCGCACAGATCTACTGGATGCTCGATGGCGCGCTCATCGAGAACAATCGACTCGTCAACGTGGGCAGCTTCAGGCCGCAGTACAACTCGAACGTCTTCGCTGCCATCTTTCCGACCTACAGCAAGAATCTGACGTTCCAGTACAACGAGATCATCAACACCGCGCAGTCGGGCGACTCTCAAGGCTTCGACTTCGACCTGCACATGAGCGGCCGAAACGTGTTCCAGTACAACTACACGTACGGCAATTCGGGTGCCCTGCTCGTCATGCAGCAGAGCGACCCCAACACCGAGCTCATCTACCGGTACAACGTCAGCCACAACGACGCGTCGAGCGACTTCAGGCTCGGTGACGGCAACGTGCACATCTACAACAACGTCATCTACAACGACACCGACGTGATCACGGTGAACACGTGGGGCGACGCCTACGAGTCGAACCTCTTCGAGAACAACATCTTCGTCGGTCAAGGCATGAGCGTGAAGGCGGTGCCGGGTCTTGCTGAACCAATCTTCGACTCGAACCTCTACTACGGGTTTCCCGGGCCGAAAGATGACAACAAGATCGTCGCCGACCCGATGTTCGTCGAGGTGATCGAGAAGGCCGGGCTCGCGGGCATCGCTGGCTTCGCCCTGCACCCAGACTCGCCCGCGCGCAACACCGGCACGGTGATCGCTGATGCGGGCGACGAAGACATTCTCGGCAACCCGCTCTACACCGGGGCTCCCGATCGCGGCGCGGTCGAGCACCCCGATGGAGGCGACGGAGTTCTTCCGGTCGCCGACAGCCAGCAGATCGAGGTGGAGACGGGCACTCGCACCGGGGGCGCGCAGATCGCGATCAACACTGAAGCCTCCGGGTGGAACGTCGTGCGTGGCCTAGGCCAGGTCGGAGCATCCGTCGTCCTCGATGATGTCGTCGCACCATCTGCTGGCGACTACCGCGTCGAACTGCGCTATTCGGGCGGTGAGAATGCCGCCGAGAAGGCGCTGTACGTCAACGACGTCAAGGTGCACGATGTCGTCTTTGCTCCGACCGATGACCGCTTCGACTTTGCGACGGTGAGGCCCGTCGTGCAACTCGCGGCTGGCGTCAACACCGTCGAGATTCGCGCCGAGCAGGCCGACGCGTCGGGGGCCACCGAGGTCTACCTCGACTTGGCCACGATCATCTCGGATTCGCTGCCTATCGTGCCGGATCCGGTGATACCGCCCCCGCCGACCTATCCGGCTGTTGACCCGGTCGACGTGCAGTTCACGGAGGCTGAGCACGTCGAGATCGCCGAAGGTGGTTCGGGCGTGTATTCGAACCCGGATGCTTCGGGTGGCAAGTTCGCGACGAACTTCCACTACCCGGGCCGTTACCTGACGTGGCACCACGTCAACGGTGGCGCTGGCGGCACGTACACCCTCGACGTGCGCTATCGCACCGGCAACGTGGGCGCCACGATGGGCATCTATGTCAACGGCGTTCGACAAGGCGAAGTGGACTTTCCGACGACGGGCTGGGTGAACTTCGGGGTGGTCTCAGTCGACATCGAGTTGGCTGCCGGAGCCCACAACACGGTGACGCTGAAGAATGACGAGATGCCGGGCAGCGTCGGGGTCAGCCTCGACTACTTGCAGCTCGTGCGCGACGGCGTCGACCCGCCCGAGCCGAACGAACCCGACCCGGGGCCGAACCTCGTCACGAACTCCGGCTTCGAGAGTGGTGCCACTGGCTGGAACCTCGGCAACTACTTCTCAGTGACCGGCAGCGATGTTCACGCTGGCTCGTCTGCGCTGCAAGCGGTCGGTGTGTCGGGCGCCAACAGCGGCACCAGCCAGTCGATCACCGTCGAGCCGTACCACGACTACCGAGTGACGTTCTGGGCGAAGTCGACCGACAACCGCGCGCTCGTGCGCATTCTTGCCGCAGGTGGCATCGTCGTCGGGGAACGCACGGTTGCGGCCAGCAGTGAGTGGACGGAGTACACCGTTCGACTCAACGCCGGCAACCGCACTGCGCTCACCGTGTACATCGGGTTCAACGGCGACGGCACGCACCTGTTCGACGAGATCAGCGTGCAACGCGTGACCGACGTGCCGCTGTACCCGAACCTGGTGAGCAACGGCGAGTTCGACGCGAAAGCGACGACGAACTGGGTTGTCGGGTCAGGCTTCGGGCTGTCGAACGACGACAAGTACCAGGGCGCAGCCTCGATGAGAGTCGACGGTTCGGGCAGCGACGAGACTCTCGCGCAGACGATCTCGGCGGCGGCGAACACCGACTACACGCTGAGCTTCTGGGTACGATCGCCCGGCGGCACGATCGACTACGTCGTTCGCGGCGGCAACGGAACACCGGTCACCGGGCCGCACTCGGTGGCGGCCTCCGATGGGTGGGTTCTGGTCACCCAGACGTTCGACAGCGGTCAGAACACGCAGTTGACCGTCGAGTTCGTTGATGCCGGCACCGGGGTCAGCTATCTCGACTCGGTGCAGCTGAGACGCGCGACCGGCGTCTCAAGCTCGGCCCCCGCGCCGACACCGATCTAG
- the dgoD gene encoding galactonate dehydratase, whose protein sequence is MQLATLETFVCDAFRTNWVFVKLTTESGIHGWGEATLEYREKTVVEAVHELEPSLRGRDLRDISAWWHDAYRDAYWRGGVVLTSALSAIEMALWDIKGKALGVPVHELLGGRVRPSIRAYANGWFAGSRTPADFARCAVDTVASGYTGLKWDPFGAAFRDLTRRELSAALECVEAVREAVGDDAELMIEGHGRFDLPAATRIAHELERFDVLWFEEPLIPGNLENYARLNRSTRTPISLGERLYTRWDFREVFERGCASYVQPDVSHAGGILELSRIAAAAEMWQVTFCPHNPSGPVANAATLQLAASIPNFGWLETMATDVPWRAEIASESARFADGVVEVSDAPGLGVEIDTAALTRYPYQPHALRHYSGALTDIRPAGATASLPTAR, encoded by the coding sequence ATGCAGCTGGCCACACTCGAGACATTCGTCTGCGACGCTTTTCGCACCAACTGGGTCTTCGTGAAGCTCACGACCGAGTCGGGCATCCACGGCTGGGGCGAGGCGACGCTCGAGTATCGCGAGAAGACCGTCGTCGAGGCCGTGCACGAGCTCGAGCCGAGCCTGCGCGGCCGCGATCTGCGCGACATCAGCGCGTGGTGGCACGACGCCTACCGCGACGCCTACTGGCGGGGCGGGGTCGTGCTCACGAGCGCCCTCTCGGCGATCGAGATGGCGCTGTGGGATATCAAGGGCAAGGCGCTCGGGGTGCCGGTGCACGAACTGCTGGGCGGCAGGGTTCGGCCGAGCATCCGGGCCTATGCGAACGGGTGGTTCGCGGGGTCGCGCACGCCCGCCGATTTCGCGCGCTGCGCGGTCGACACGGTGGCGAGCGGCTACACCGGGCTCAAGTGGGACCCATTCGGCGCAGCCTTTCGCGACCTCACGCGACGCGAGCTCAGCGCGGCCCTCGAGTGCGTCGAGGCGGTGCGCGAGGCTGTCGGCGACGACGCAGAGCTCATGATCGAGGGCCACGGCAGGTTCGATCTGCCGGCCGCGACGCGCATCGCCCACGAGCTCGAGCGCTTCGACGTGCTGTGGTTCGAAGAGCCGCTCATTCCGGGCAATCTCGAGAACTACGCTCGCCTGAACCGGTCGACGCGCACGCCGATCTCGCTCGGTGAGCGGCTCTACACCCGGTGGGATTTTCGCGAGGTCTTCGAGCGCGGCTGCGCCTCATACGTGCAGCCCGACGTCTCGCACGCGGGGGGCATTCTCGAGCTGTCGCGCATCGCTGCGGCGGCCGAGATGTGGCAGGTGACGTTCTGCCCTCACAACCCGAGCGGGCCGGTGGCGAATGCGGCGACGCTGCAGCTTGCGGCGAGCATCCCGAATTTCGGCTGGCTCGAGACGATGGCGACCGATGTTCCGTGGCGCGCCGAGATCGCATCAGAGTCGGCGCGGTTCGCCGATGGCGTCGTCGAGGTGTCTGACGCCCCGGGCCTCGGCGTCGAGATCGACACGGCGGCGCTCACGCGGTATCCGTATCAGCCGCACGCGCTGCGCCACTACTCGGGTGCGCTCACCGACATTCGCCCTGCGGGGGCGACGGCGTCGTTGCCGACCGCGCGCTGA
- a CDS encoding beta-galactosidase, with the protein MSTAPTFIDLPVAGTLELPSRTGAIASRLGVGFETLDRDLFDPERVYPLLAQLGVGWARVQSGWSKCEKAPGVYDFAWLDDIIDKLAAAGVSTLLSLTFGNILYTTDAPHESAVGYVPVNYSDDVVEAWCRYVGALAAHLRGRVSHWEVWNEPNIPQFWMPAQENGAAYARLAALTAAAVREVDPDVVIVGGALSRVDPIFLEEALQAGLADTIDVLTFHPYQPVPEHNLRTMHDLVRRLLDRYSPPGSVEIWQGEAGCPSQAFGHNDDWLGLYDIDEDVQARWVARRVFADLGVGFVRSFYFHAVDLMAKAYRQSDGGERPPVMMGLIRGDSYEPKKAFEVLQRVAFFVDDSSERRELLSMFREVDEQHPEQTGMLSAPVCASFARAGHPVFAYWLSEDPQQRSAPREVQVQVWWDNDLTLDRPVLVDMLTGAVHVIEPMPLDEQLAFDAILGVRFTVPISDYPLVLTDASAVPGYLDPRPVPEGESTLSTLRRRRYRD; encoded by the coding sequence ATGAGCACCGCACCCACCTTCATCGATCTTCCGGTCGCCGGCACTCTCGAGCTGCCGTCGCGCACGGGTGCGATCGCCTCGCGCCTCGGCGTCGGCTTCGAGACGCTCGACCGCGATCTGTTCGACCCTGAGCGGGTGTACCCCTTGCTCGCGCAGCTCGGCGTCGGGTGGGCGCGCGTGCAGTCGGGGTGGAGCAAGTGCGAGAAAGCGCCGGGTGTGTATGACTTCGCGTGGCTCGACGACATCATCGACAAGCTCGCCGCGGCCGGGGTCTCGACGCTGCTGTCGCTGACGTTCGGCAACATTCTCTATACGACGGATGCTCCGCACGAGTCGGCCGTCGGCTACGTGCCCGTCAACTACTCCGACGACGTCGTCGAGGCATGGTGTCGCTATGTCGGTGCTCTCGCCGCTCATCTTCGCGGGCGCGTCTCGCACTGGGAAGTCTGGAACGAGCCCAACATTCCGCAGTTCTGGATGCCCGCGCAAGAGAACGGGGCGGCCTACGCCCGGTTGGCCGCGCTCACCGCTGCCGCCGTGCGCGAGGTCGACCCCGACGTCGTGATCGTCGGGGGTGCGCTCTCGCGCGTCGACCCGATCTTTCTCGAAGAGGCACTGCAGGCGGGCCTCGCCGACACGATCGACGTGCTGACCTTCCACCCCTACCAGCCTGTGCCCGAGCACAATCTGCGCACCATGCACGACCTCGTGCGGCGCCTGCTCGATCGATACTCACCGCCCGGCAGCGTCGAGATCTGGCAGGGCGAAGCGGGGTGCCCCTCGCAGGCGTTCGGTCACAACGACGACTGGCTCGGGCTCTACGACATCGACGAAGACGTGCAGGCACGCTGGGTCGCGCGCCGGGTCTTTGCCGATCTCGGGGTGGGCTTCGTGCGGTCGTTCTACTTTCACGCCGTCGACCTCATGGCGAAGGCCTATCGGCAGTCAGATGGCGGCGAGCGGCCCCCGGTGATGATGGGGCTCATCCGCGGTGACAGCTATGAGCCGAAGAAGGCTTTCGAGGTGCTGCAGCGCGTCGCGTTCTTCGTCGACGATTCGAGCGAGCGCCGTGAGCTCTTGAGCATGTTCCGCGAGGTCGATGAGCAGCATCCCGAGCAGACCGGCATGCTCTCGGCTCCCGTGTGCGCGAGCTTCGCGCGCGCAGGGCACCCGGTGTTCGCCTACTGGCTCAGTGAAGACCCGCAGCAGCGTTCGGCGCCGCGCGAGGTGCAGGTGCAGGTGTGGTGGGACAACGATCTGACCCTTGATCGACCGGTGCTGGTCGACATGCTCACGGGTGCCGTGCACGTGATCGAGCCGATGCCGCTCGACGAGCAGCTCGCGTTCGACGCGATTCTCGGGGTGCGGTTCACCGTGCCGATCAGCGACTACCCGCTCGTGCTCACCGACGCCTCTGCCGTGCCCGGATACCTCGACCCTCGGCCGGTGCCCGAGGGCGAGAGCACGCTGAGCACGCTGCGGCGACGCCGCTACCGCGACTGA